In Hyalangium gracile, the following proteins share a genomic window:
- a CDS encoding SAM-dependent methyltransferase, with protein sequence MSPAGPFPLYFPGDARRAFGSDEATRRFARVAQLEPGSRILVLGCGPISAPVLLARDLGCSVVAADTEDSLLTLVRERVRALGLGDRVETRRVDLERLGFPDGEFDAILVQGRVFYPLGTTLTTLRRLLARRGRIGLTFPARVGRFTAKSALEFWEKRLGTAPLLPRELLLELEAHGYEPESVESLTDLELDALYRDVEGRLEGAPAADAEVMRQEIAVHREQNGKAGVSYAFIVGRRKEPGEKPPASRDRG encoded by the coding sequence ATGAGTCCGGCCGGGCCCTTCCCGCTCTACTTCCCTGGTGATGCTCGGCGTGCCTTCGGCTCCGATGAGGCGACGCGCCGCTTCGCTCGGGTAGCGCAGCTCGAGCCCGGCTCCCGCATCCTGGTGCTCGGCTGCGGCCCCATCTCCGCGCCGGTGCTGCTGGCCCGCGATCTCGGCTGCTCGGTCGTGGCGGCGGACACCGAGGACTCGCTGCTCACCCTGGTCCGCGAGCGGGTGAGGGCGCTCGGCCTGGGCGACCGCGTGGAGACGCGGCGCGTGGACCTGGAGCGGCTCGGCTTCCCGGACGGGGAGTTCGACGCCATCCTCGTCCAGGGCCGGGTCTTCTATCCGCTGGGCACCACCCTGACGACGCTCCGACGCCTGCTGGCCCGGCGCGGGCGCATCGGTCTGACGTTCCCGGCCCGCGTGGGGCGCTTCACGGCGAAGTCGGCGCTCGAGTTCTGGGAGAAGCGGCTCGGGACGGCGCCCCTGCTGCCCCGCGAGCTGCTCCTGGAGCTGGAGGCCCATGGCTACGAGCCCGAGTCCGTGGAGTCGCTCACGGACCTGGAGCTGGATGCCCTCTACCGCGACGTCGAGGGGCGCCTGGAGGGAGCTCCCGCCGCGGATGCCGAGGTGATGCGGCAGGAGATCGCCGTCCACCGCGAGCAGAATGGCAAGGCCGGTGTGAGCTACGCCTTCATCGTCGGCCGCCGCAAGGAGCCGGGTGAGAAGCCGCCGGCCTCTCGCGACCGCGGCTAG
- a CDS encoding diacylglycerol/lipid kinase family protein, with protein MLVQPLRSPDLRQAAATSVAAEPKVAVLLNANARKVDARVVKSLSHVVPEEDLFLSRSPLDARRIAQTVLERGYPLVFTGGGDGTFMGFVNEFLRQTETRGRFAGHPLPRFGVLKLGTGNGLANFVNASNPGGDGILQDVVRALSGDVAGLRRMNMVMVDGQRTPFAGLGVDGKLLNDYIWVKENLGKGVFKKVLTGSGGYFSAVAFKTVPHYLTNSTWVECEVINGSSEAYRLGPDGSPVGEPIAPGEALFRGELMMAGAATMPFYGYGFRMFPFAHQRRGMMHVRLGQVHAANVLANLPKLWNGRWFPEGIHDFHAKDVTIRFARPMPLQIGGDAAGYRDEVKLSIAPETVDLLDFHGAVN; from the coding sequence ATGCTGGTTCAGCCCCTGCGTTCCCCGGATCTCCGCCAGGCCGCCGCGACGTCCGTCGCCGCCGAGCCCAAGGTCGCCGTCCTGTTGAACGCCAACGCCCGCAAGGTGGATGCGAGGGTGGTGAAGTCGCTCTCGCACGTCGTCCCGGAGGAGGATCTCTTCCTCTCGCGCTCGCCGCTGGATGCGCGGCGGATTGCGCAGACGGTGCTGGAGCGGGGCTACCCGCTCGTGTTCACCGGCGGTGGCGACGGCACCTTCATGGGCTTCGTGAACGAGTTCCTCCGCCAGACGGAGACCCGCGGCCGCTTCGCCGGCCATCCGCTGCCGCGCTTCGGCGTACTGAAGCTGGGCACGGGCAACGGGCTGGCCAACTTCGTCAACGCCTCGAACCCCGGCGGCGACGGCATCCTCCAGGACGTGGTGCGCGCCCTCTCGGGTGACGTGGCCGGCCTGCGCCGCATGAACATGGTGATGGTGGACGGGCAGCGCACGCCGTTCGCCGGCCTGGGCGTGGATGGCAAGCTGCTCAACGACTACATCTGGGTGAAGGAGAACCTGGGCAAGGGCGTCTTCAAGAAGGTGCTCACCGGCAGCGGCGGCTACTTCTCCGCGGTGGCCTTCAAGACGGTGCCCCACTACCTGACGAACTCCACGTGGGTGGAGTGCGAGGTGATCAACGGCTCCAGCGAGGCGTACCGCCTGGGTCCGGACGGCAGCCCGGTGGGCGAGCCCATCGCCCCGGGCGAGGCGCTCTTCCGCGGCGAGCTGATGATGGCGGGCGCGGCGACGATGCCCTTCTACGGCTACGGCTTCCGGATGTTCCCCTTCGCCCACCAGCGCCGCGGGATGATGCACGTGCGGCTGGGCCAGGTGCACGCCGCGAACGTCCTGGCCAACCTGCCCAAGCTGTGGAATGGCCGCTGGTTCCCCGAGGGCATCCACGACTTCCACGCGAAGGACGTGACGATCCGCTTCGCCCGGCCGATGCCGCTGCAGATCGGCGGCGACGCGGCGGGCTACCGCGACGAGGTGAAGCTCTCCATCGCGCCCGAGACCGTGGACCTGCTGGACTTCCACGGCGCGGTGAACTGA
- the dnaK gene encoding molecular chaperone DnaK has translation MGKIIGIDLGTTNSVVAIMEGREPKVIVNEEGSRITPSVVAFTKDGERLVGQVAKRQSITNPERTVYSIKRFMGRRFEETGDEAKLVPYKVVRGPHGDARVEIDGKQFSPPEISAQVLLKLKRAAENYLGEKVTEAVITVPAYFNDAQRQATKDAGEIAGLTVRRIVNEPTAAALAYGLDKKKDEKIAVYDFGGGTFDISILEVGENVVDVLATNGDTHLGGDNIDQRIMDWLITEFKKDNGLDVSKDKMVLQRLKEAAEKAKIELSSAMETEINLPFLTADASGPKHLNVKLSRAKFEAMIDDLIERSLEPCRKCLKDSGLEAKDLNEVVLVGGSTRIPKVKEAVQRLFGKKPNESVNPDEVVAVGAAVQAGVLSGEVKDILLLDVTPLSLGVETLGGVMTKLIERNTTIPTRKSETFSTAADGQTQVEIHVLQGERDMAGDNRSLGRFHLTGMPPAPRGVPQIEVTFDIDANGILNVSAKDKATGKEQKVQITHSSGLAKEEVEKMVNQARENEAADKARRELVELKNQAESQAYAAEKMLKENKDKISGDAAKSLEEAVANLNKVREGQDKDAIKSALEALQQVSYKLAEEMYRATGQAGGPPPPGAGGPSAAPGSQATPKDDVVDAEFRQS, from the coding sequence GTGGGCAAGATCATTGGAATCGACCTGGGCACCACCAACAGCGTGGTGGCGATCATGGAGGGTCGCGAGCCCAAGGTCATCGTCAACGAGGAAGGCAGCCGCATCACGCCCTCGGTCGTCGCGTTCACGAAGGACGGGGAGCGGCTGGTGGGGCAGGTCGCCAAGCGCCAGTCCATCACCAACCCGGAGCGCACCGTCTACTCCATCAAGCGCTTCATGGGGCGGCGCTTCGAGGAGACGGGCGACGAGGCCAAGCTGGTTCCCTACAAGGTGGTGCGTGGGCCGCACGGCGACGCGCGCGTGGAGATCGACGGCAAGCAGTTCAGCCCGCCGGAGATCTCGGCGCAGGTGCTGCTCAAGCTGAAGCGCGCCGCGGAGAACTACCTGGGCGAGAAGGTGACCGAGGCGGTCATCACCGTCCCGGCGTACTTCAACGACGCCCAGCGCCAGGCCACCAAGGACGCCGGTGAGATCGCCGGCCTCACGGTGCGCCGCATCGTGAACGAGCCGACGGCCGCCGCGCTCGCGTACGGCCTGGACAAGAAGAAGGACGAGAAGATCGCCGTCTACGACTTCGGCGGCGGCACGTTCGACATCTCCATCCTCGAGGTGGGCGAGAACGTGGTGGACGTGCTGGCCACCAACGGTGACACGCACCTGGGCGGCGACAACATCGACCAGCGGATCATGGACTGGCTGATCACCGAGTTCAAGAAGGACAACGGGCTCGACGTCAGCAAGGACAAGATGGTGCTCCAGCGCCTGAAGGAGGCCGCGGAGAAGGCCAAGATCGAGCTGTCCAGCGCGATGGAGACGGAGATCAACCTGCCGTTCCTCACCGCGGACGCGTCCGGCCCGAAGCACCTCAACGTGAAGCTGTCGCGCGCCAAGTTCGAGGCGATGATCGACGATCTCATCGAGCGCTCGCTGGAGCCGTGCCGCAAGTGCCTGAAGGACTCGGGCCTGGAGGCCAAGGATCTCAACGAGGTGGTGCTCGTGGGCGGCAGCACGCGCATCCCCAAGGTGAAGGAGGCGGTGCAGCGGCTGTTCGGCAAGAAGCCGAACGAGAGCGTGAACCCGGACGAGGTCGTCGCCGTCGGTGCGGCGGTGCAGGCCGGCGTGCTCTCCGGCGAGGTGAAGGACATCCTGCTGCTGGACGTCACCCCGCTGTCGCTCGGCGTGGAGACGCTGGGCGGCGTGATGACCAAGCTCATCGAGCGCAACACCACCATCCCCACCCGCAAGTCGGAGACGTTCTCCACGGCCGCCGACGGCCAGACGCAGGTGGAGATCCACGTGCTGCAGGGTGAGCGCGACATGGCCGGCGACAACCGCAGCCTGGGCCGCTTCCACCTGACGGGCATGCCCCCGGCGCCGCGCGGCGTGCCTCAGATCGAGGTGACGTTCGACATCGACGCCAACGGCATCCTGAACGTGAGCGCCAAGGACAAGGCCACGGGCAAGGAGCAGAAGGTCCAGATCACCCACTCCTCCGGTCTCGCGAAGGAGGAGGTGGAGAAGATGGTCAATCAGGCGCGGGAGAACGAGGCCGCCGACAAGGCCCGCCGCGAGCTGGTGGAGCTGAAGAACCAGGCCGAGAGCCAGGCGTACGCCGCGGAGAAGATGCTCAAGGAGAACAAGGACAAGATCTCCGGGGACGCCGCCAAGTCGCTCGAGGAGGCCGTGGCCAACCTCAACAAGGTGCGCGAGGGCCAGGACAAGGACGCCATCAAGTCCGCGCTCGAGGCGCTGCAGCAGGTCAGCTACAAGCTCGCGGAGGAGATGTACCGCGCCACCGGCCAGGCCGGTGGACCGCCGCCTCCGGGCGCGGGCGGGCCTTCCGCGGCGCCGGGCAGCCAGGCCACGCCGAAGGACGACGTGGTGGACGCCGAGTTCCGCCAGTCCTAA
- a CDS encoding thiol-disulfide oxidoreductase DCC family protein produces the protein MTTLMTTPPGHDVILFDGHCRLCSAGARKLERLLGGKGTELRSFREEGGLAAFPGVSYERCENAMQLVQADGRVVEGAEAIVRALGRRAWGRLLYVYYVPGLRQLVDWVYGIVARNRFRIAGRECPDGACAVHFK, from the coding sequence GTGACGACGCTGATGACCACGCCCCCGGGGCATGACGTGATCCTGTTCGACGGGCACTGCCGGCTGTGCAGCGCGGGCGCCCGGAAGCTCGAGCGGCTGCTGGGCGGCAAGGGGACGGAGCTGCGCTCGTTTCGGGAGGAGGGCGGGCTGGCGGCCTTCCCGGGTGTCTCGTACGAGCGGTGTGAGAACGCCATGCAGCTCGTCCAGGCGGACGGCCGCGTCGTCGAGGGCGCCGAGGCCATCGTCCGGGCGCTCGGCCGCAGGGCCTGGGGCAGGCTGCTCTATGTCTACTATGTCCCCGGACTGAGGCAGCTGGTGGACTGGGTGTACGGCATCGTCGCTCGGAACCGCTTCCGCATCGCCGGACGCGAGTGCCCGGATGGAGCCTGTGCGGTGCACTTCAAATAG
- a CDS encoding AAA family ATPase has protein sequence MTHPTSYPQATQAFRRFFGELRETYLERETLFTQIELALLCREHVLVVGPPGTAKSAIASAVLGRILDEKTGTSSLFAKQIAESTVQTDLIGPVDFKVLTETGRTEYITDDGMLGAVHAFLDEVFDGRDMLLRSILNVLHERELKHGRRVTSGRIECAIMTSNRYLSEVLARSPELLLAFADRLSFIAFVPKSFARRASRAAMLHRFMHGARPDLRAVLTLQQLDLLQEAVEKVKVSSQVLEGVELLADGLERSLSAQVAKLPDYVPTKYFSQRSVVKALWALKAAVVRDQIYQHPDRQLEATIDDLDALRWFFLLGGPQAAEAEALLKVAVDPRERAQLEIVRLEQRTFDETLAKVRNELVSGVEREASSLSAAEDVSAAEALARSFQPGLASITAQRLLMKLVPGPRHQDNRAPLLGAARGLITAVEQRLARGMTSQQADGGAAGGVNTPEGRGGLQLLSSFKDTLELCRSVPELRPSFARLCESSARLLEQMLEMIALSAEGVEFEDGLKIEGLVALADNLEEEISQVSALSGLLAEGAPAAMERLRAADVAVRRRVVASLRRRAAAAFQSPRPAGKRDPFETLSTDSRRLTQLENSLHALDPAQPGLKQELLQPLGLAYAKQVLSTTPFDRIEQFARAAQMVAENLRQEGVPPEGVITECREIIEQRLVEHARTLARDVASPPPAPSAVVNGDAYSFYRNSFSVRAPDGELAALLGLDTQLAFARPQPAASFLSDGVRQAVAQAELIFAHTRIKYLRSWLTQLLTALTPELEALKGKAEAERTFERLVRSRFPLLALKEGELVRLRSVLGTLGAMQGELGEAAKKLSLQLKGIDEDFGRFSKRVLEMRSTL, from the coding sequence GTGACCCATCCAACGTCCTATCCCCAAGCCACGCAGGCCTTCCGACGCTTCTTCGGAGAGCTGCGCGAGACGTACCTCGAGCGAGAGACGCTCTTCACCCAGATCGAGCTGGCGCTCCTGTGCAGGGAGCACGTGCTGGTGGTGGGGCCTCCCGGCACGGCCAAGAGCGCCATCGCCAGCGCGGTGCTCGGGCGCATCCTGGACGAGAAGACCGGGACCTCCTCGCTCTTCGCCAAGCAGATCGCCGAGTCCACCGTGCAGACCGACCTGATCGGTCCGGTGGACTTCAAGGTGCTCACCGAGACGGGTCGCACCGAGTACATCACCGACGACGGCATGCTGGGCGCCGTGCACGCGTTCCTCGACGAGGTGTTCGACGGGCGCGACATGCTGCTGCGCTCCATCCTCAACGTGCTGCACGAGCGTGAGCTCAAGCACGGCAGGCGCGTGACGAGCGGGCGCATCGAGTGCGCCATCATGACGAGCAACCGGTACCTCTCGGAGGTGCTGGCGCGCTCGCCGGAGCTGCTGCTCGCCTTCGCGGACCGGCTCAGCTTCATCGCCTTCGTGCCCAAGTCGTTCGCCCGCCGCGCCAGCCGCGCGGCCATGCTCCATCGCTTCATGCACGGGGCCCGGCCGGACCTGCGCGCCGTGCTCACCCTGCAACAGCTCGATCTGCTCCAGGAGGCGGTGGAGAAGGTGAAGGTCTCCAGCCAGGTGCTCGAGGGCGTGGAGCTGCTGGCGGATGGCCTGGAGCGCTCGCTGTCGGCGCAGGTGGCCAAGCTGCCCGACTACGTGCCCACCAAGTACTTCTCGCAGCGCTCGGTGGTGAAGGCGCTGTGGGCGCTCAAGGCCGCCGTGGTGCGCGACCAGATCTACCAGCACCCGGACCGGCAGCTCGAGGCGACGATCGACGATCTGGACGCCCTGCGCTGGTTCTTCCTGCTCGGAGGGCCGCAGGCGGCCGAGGCCGAGGCGCTCCTCAAGGTCGCGGTGGATCCCCGCGAGCGGGCGCAGCTGGAGATCGTCCGGCTGGAGCAGCGGACCTTCGACGAGACGCTCGCGAAGGTGCGCAACGAGCTCGTCTCCGGCGTGGAGCGCGAGGCCAGCTCGCTGTCGGCGGCGGAGGACGTGTCGGCCGCCGAGGCGCTGGCGCGCAGCTTCCAGCCAGGCCTGGCCTCCATCACCGCCCAGCGGCTGCTGATGAAGCTCGTCCCGGGGCCTCGGCACCAGGACAACCGGGCGCCGCTCCTGGGGGCGGCTCGCGGGCTCATCACCGCCGTGGAGCAGCGGCTGGCGCGCGGCATGACGTCCCAGCAGGCCGACGGCGGCGCCGCGGGCGGCGTCAACACCCCCGAGGGTCGTGGCGGGCTCCAGCTCCTGTCGTCCTTCAAGGACACGCTGGAGCTGTGCCGCTCCGTCCCCGAGCTGCGCCCGTCCTTCGCCCGGCTGTGCGAGTCCTCCGCGCGCTTGCTGGAGCAGATGCTCGAGATGATCGCCCTCTCGGCCGAGGGTGTGGAGTTCGAGGACGGGCTCAAGATCGAAGGGCTGGTCGCGCTGGCCGACAACCTGGAGGAGGAGATCTCCCAGGTGTCCGCGCTGTCGGGCCTGCTGGCCGAGGGCGCGCCGGCGGCGATGGAGCGGCTCCGGGCGGCGGACGTGGCGGTGCGGCGGCGGGTGGTCGCCTCGCTGCGGCGTCGCGCGGCGGCCGCCTTCCAGTCGCCGAGGCCCGCGGGCAAGCGCGATCCGTTCGAGACGCTCTCCACGGACTCGCGGCGGCTCACCCAGCTGGAGAACTCGCTCCATGCGCTGGACCCGGCTCAGCCCGGCCTGAAGCAGGAGCTGCTCCAGCCGCTCGGGCTGGCGTACGCGAAGCAGGTGCTGTCCACCACGCCGTTCGATCGCATCGAGCAGTTCGCCCGCGCCGCGCAGATGGTGGCGGAGAACCTCCGGCAGGAGGGCGTGCCCCCCGAGGGCGTCATCACCGAGTGCCGGGAGATCATCGAGCAGCGGCTCGTGGAGCACGCCCGCACCCTGGCGCGGGACGTGGCGAGCCCGCCTCCGGCTCCCTCCGCCGTCGTCAACGGCGATGCCTATTCGTTCTACCGCAACAGCTTCTCCGTCCGCGCACCGGACGGGGAACTGGCCGCGCTGCTCGGGCTGGACACGCAGCTGGCCTTCGCGCGGCCCCAGCCGGCGGCCTCGTTCCTGTCGGATGGCGTCCGCCAGGCCGTGGCGCAGGCCGAGCTCATCTTCGCGCACACCCGCATCAAGTACCTGCGCAGCTGGCTCACCCAGCTGTTGACCGCGCTGACGCCGGAGCTCGAGGCGCTCAAGGGAAAGGCGGAGGCGGAGCGCACCTTCGAGCGCCTGGTCCGCAGCCGCTTCCCGCTGCTCGCGCTGAAGGAGGGCGAGCTGGTGCGCCTGCGCAGCGTGCTGGGAACGTTGGGCGCCATGCAGGGAGAGCTGGGCGAGGCCGCGAAGAAGCTCTCGCTCCAGCTGAAGGGCATCGATGAGGACTTCGGGCGCTTCAGCAAGCGCGTCCTGGAGATGCGGTCGACACTGTGA
- a CDS encoding vWA domain-containing protein: MLASRLTELRSRLDALQQDAARPTGMVGWALGLMAPGEVDLAFPTIAALDRELDRVGVHTLADAHLLRSLGVSKGRAGQLAEALEARASEALEEFEARLRLVERARRAGEMPAGARTTLERAFVQLARVVKVADVFAASPRAQPPPFEILPRSGYSWQGRAPNSARMAIAEFLAERARENVDDVVQKRRDLDLAHEMLLRLGSDHDRDRGVVLRREVVEARERTRATPNVRSLQELVKHVRHTARRSPGEAYKSLKGLYERALEAGDARLAATARSALEPMLPSEGRMRAMLEQAERQELSRWFGEKPRAMEQGEVEQGLQEKDAKKSHADDILADLAFSLDPEQLAAFELAAGCARYFDVEDTLSEEIVQADTQALRPIRKRVPYPTQMMNFETTGSLHEVHEFVVTDPRMLVYDLAANRQMVRAYMEEEPPPRPKKMKRTAVRVYVLDASGSMHGARARFRDAIIIAELNNLRAKARQGLPFDPLYFSFFNDSPTELSRVDTAAEATRQIEKLFRHSPAEGQTDITLALMAAFDSIRAAQGRDPYLARATVVLITDGEDRVDMELIRRTRAPVDSLTIALSFISLGEENSDLKSLVQEQRSQGGRAFYHHLSDEEILWARTEFDAPWRTLLPHDAPETPENLEALWPHLEALEALASKSRAVTATVAVEASFDALFPEEPPQAPAREPIGKDVLARVADILDAISEAASLAPADRRATESVVLLQHLLGVYQLTPAKYLAALAAGGKSLQENLARLRLLCRPFG, from the coding sequence ATGCTGGCCTCTCGGCTCACGGAGCTGCGCTCGCGGCTGGATGCGCTCCAGCAGGACGCCGCCCGCCCCACGGGCATGGTGGGCTGGGCGCTCGGGCTGATGGCTCCCGGCGAGGTGGACCTCGCGTTCCCCACGATCGCGGCGCTGGATCGCGAGCTGGATCGGGTGGGCGTCCACACCCTGGCGGACGCGCACCTGCTGCGCTCGCTCGGGGTGAGCAAGGGCAGGGCGGGCCAGCTCGCCGAGGCGCTGGAGGCCCGGGCGAGCGAGGCGCTGGAGGAGTTCGAGGCCCGCCTGCGCCTGGTGGAGCGCGCGCGTCGTGCCGGCGAGATGCCCGCCGGAGCGAGGACGACGCTGGAGCGGGCCTTCGTGCAGCTGGCGCGCGTGGTGAAGGTGGCGGACGTGTTCGCCGCCTCGCCGCGAGCCCAGCCGCCGCCCTTCGAGATCCTCCCGCGCAGCGGCTACTCCTGGCAGGGGCGAGCGCCCAACAGCGCGCGCATGGCCATCGCCGAGTTCCTCGCGGAGCGGGCGCGCGAGAACGTGGACGATGTGGTCCAGAAGCGGCGCGATCTCGACCTGGCCCACGAGATGCTGCTGCGGCTGGGCTCGGACCATGATCGGGATCGAGGCGTGGTGCTCCGCCGCGAGGTGGTGGAGGCGCGCGAGCGCACCCGGGCCACCCCGAACGTGCGCTCGCTGCAAGAGCTGGTGAAGCACGTACGCCATACCGCCCGCCGCTCGCCGGGGGAGGCCTACAAGTCCCTCAAGGGGCTCTATGAGCGCGCCCTGGAGGCCGGGGATGCGCGGCTGGCCGCGACGGCCCGCTCGGCGCTGGAGCCCATGCTGCCCTCGGAGGGGCGGATGCGGGCCATGCTCGAGCAGGCCGAGCGCCAGGAGCTGTCCCGCTGGTTTGGCGAGAAGCCCCGCGCGATGGAGCAGGGAGAGGTGGAGCAGGGGCTCCAGGAGAAGGACGCGAAGAAGTCCCACGCGGACGACATCCTGGCGGACCTGGCCTTCTCGCTCGATCCCGAGCAGCTCGCGGCCTTCGAGCTGGCGGCGGGGTGCGCCCGCTACTTCGACGTGGAGGACACGCTCTCCGAGGAGATCGTCCAGGCGGACACCCAGGCGCTCAGGCCCATCCGCAAGCGCGTGCCGTACCCCACGCAGATGATGAACTTCGAGACGACGGGCAGCCTCCACGAGGTGCACGAGTTCGTCGTCACCGATCCCCGGATGCTCGTCTACGATCTGGCCGCCAACCGGCAGATGGTGCGCGCCTACATGGAGGAGGAGCCGCCACCCAGGCCCAAGAAGATGAAGCGCACCGCCGTGCGCGTCTACGTGCTGGATGCCTCGGGCTCCATGCACGGCGCCCGGGCCCGCTTCCGCGACGCCATCATCATCGCCGAGCTCAACAACCTGCGCGCCAAGGCCCGCCAGGGGCTGCCCTTCGATCCGTTGTACTTCTCCTTCTTCAACGACTCGCCCACCGAGCTGTCCCGCGTGGACACCGCCGCCGAGGCCACCCGGCAGATCGAGAAGCTCTTCCGCCACTCGCCCGCCGAGGGCCAGACGGACATCACCCTGGCGCTCATGGCGGCGTTCGACTCCATCCGAGCGGCGCAGGGCAGGGACCCGTACCTCGCCCGGGCCACCGTGGTGCTCATCACCGACGGCGAGGATCGGGTGGACATGGAGCTCATCCGCCGCACCCGCGCTCCGGTGGACTCGCTCACCATCGCGCTGAGCTTCATCTCGCTGGGCGAGGAGAACTCGGACCTCAAGTCCCTGGTGCAGGAGCAGCGCTCCCAGGGCGGCCGAGCCTTCTACCACCACCTCTCCGACGAGGAGATCCTGTGGGCGCGCACCGAGTTCGACGCGCCCTGGCGCACGCTGCTCCCCCATGACGCGCCCGAGACGCCCGAGAACCTGGAGGCGCTCTGGCCGCACCTGGAGGCCCTGGAGGCCCTGGCCTCCAAGAGCCGGGCGGTCACCGCGACGGTGGCGGTGGAGGCCTCCTTCGACGCGCTCTTCCCGGAGGAGCCCCCGCAGGCCCCCGCTCGCGAGCCCATCGGCAAGGACGTGCTGGCGCGGGTGGCGGACATCCTGGACGCCATCTCCGAGGCCGCCTCGCTGGCGCCCGCCGACCGCCGCGCCACCGAGAGCGTGGTGCTGCTCCAGCACCTGCTGGGCGTCTACCAGCTGACACCCGCGAAGTACCTGGCGGCCCTGGCCGCGGGAGGAAAGTCCCTCCAGGAGAATCTCGCGAGGCTTCGCCTCCTCTGCCGTCCGTTCGGGTAG
- a CDS encoding PspA/IM30 family protein, with the protein MPFWFWRKKKESKKPADPLAAFDQLIEDLERQGAEVRKSAATLLALKGELTRSVERYSRRIADITERYEVASSRSDVKAMQVLKRDREQAETLLKTTQDSLERVEPDARLLLEAANEVGSRVQELRTERQSASARLVAGTLVSGTMREQVERIEKVLAVDAARDEIERAHQLAEIYREERGAGEKAE; encoded by the coding sequence ATGCCCTTCTGGTTCTGGCGCAAGAAGAAGGAGAGCAAGAAGCCCGCGGATCCGCTGGCGGCCTTCGATCAGCTGATCGAGGACCTGGAGCGCCAGGGGGCCGAGGTCCGCAAGTCCGCCGCCACGCTGCTGGCGCTCAAGGGCGAGCTGACGCGCTCGGTGGAGCGCTACTCGCGCCGGATCGCGGACATCACCGAGCGCTACGAGGTGGCCAGCTCCCGCAGCGACGTGAAGGCCATGCAGGTGCTCAAGCGCGATCGGGAGCAGGCGGAGACCCTGCTCAAGACCACCCAGGACTCCCTGGAGCGCGTGGAGCCGGACGCGCGCCTGCTGCTGGAGGCCGCCAACGAGGTGGGCTCGCGCGTCCAGGAGCTGCGCACCGAGCGCCAGAGCGCCTCGGCGCGGCTGGTGGCGGGCACGCTCGTCAGCGGCACCATGCGCGAGCAGGTGGAGCGCATCGAGAAGGTGCTCGCGGTGGACGCGGCCCGGGACGAGATCGAGCGGGCCCACCAGCTCGCGGAGATCTACCGCGAGGAGCGCGGGGCAGGGGAGAAGGCGGAGTAG
- a CDS encoding DNA integrity scanning protein DisA nucleotide-binding domain protein, translating to MSESSKFDREFLRSALSLAARNDVDHFLYICDVPIAPEDLRGRPARKKLIYAVTLDKLAQEFMARKMRALVIPAYDYSRTERVKVALVSALSQGAFKEGDLVLCMTGKVGRAPDTLMQMRIGGSLDDRVAIEGVKLGEEFNSQVVDALIQLALQIGQEGFEGHPIGTIITIGDHTSVLEKSRQLTINPFQGLSEAERNVLDPKIREAIKNFSVLDGAFVIREDGVVLAAGRYLSAGDENLKIPLGLGARHAAAAGITSTTHCISLVVSQTSGAVRLFKGGNIVLELHQTARRT from the coding sequence GTGAGCGAGAGTTCGAAGTTCGACCGGGAGTTCCTGCGCTCGGCCCTCTCCCTGGCGGCCAGGAATGACGTCGATCACTTCCTCTACATCTGCGACGTGCCCATTGCCCCGGAGGACCTCCGGGGGCGGCCGGCGCGCAAGAAGCTGATCTACGCGGTGACGCTGGACAAGCTCGCGCAGGAGTTCATGGCCCGGAAGATGCGCGCGCTGGTGATTCCCGCGTACGACTACTCGCGGACGGAGCGCGTGAAGGTAGCCCTCGTCTCGGCGCTCTCCCAGGGAGCGTTCAAGGAGGGGGACCTGGTGCTGTGCATGACGGGCAAGGTAGGCCGGGCGCCGGACACGCTGATGCAGATGCGCATCGGCGGCTCGCTGGACGACCGGGTGGCCATCGAGGGCGTGAAGCTGGGCGAGGAGTTCAACTCGCAGGTGGTGGACGCGCTCATCCAATTGGCGCTGCAGATCGGCCAGGAGGGTTTCGAGGGACACCCCATCGGGACGATCATCACCATCGGCGACCACACGAGCGTGCTGGAGAAGAGCCGGCAGCTGACGATCAACCCGTTCCAGGGGCTGTCCGAGGCCGAGCGCAACGTGCTGGATCCGAAGATCCGCGAGGCCATCAAGAACTTCTCCGTGCTGGACGGGGCGTTCGTCATCCGCGAGGACGGCGTGGTGCTGGCCGCGGGCCGCTACCTGTCCGCGGGGGACGAGAACCTGAAGATCCCGCTGGGGCTCGGAGCCCGGCACGCGGCGGCGGCCGGCATCACCTCCACCACGCACTGCATCTCGCTGGTGGTGAGCCAGACGTCGGGCGCGGTGCGCCTCTTCAAGGGCGGCAACATCGTCCTGGAGCTGCACCAGACGGCGCGCCGGACCTAG